Genomic segment of Rhodococcus rhodochrous:
GCACGGCGAGGATCGACCGCAACCCCTCGTACAGCACCGGACGGTCGAAGTGGTGGGTGATCGACGCGGAGCGGCCGTAGTCCGACACCGTCACCACACGGGACTCGGCGAGAACGCGACCGCCGAGCCCGGCGCGCGGCGGCACCACGACCCCGGCCAGGCTGTTGGTGCGGGTGCCGAAGAATTCGCTGAGCTGAAGCGATCCCTGCTGGACCTCGCCGGCGAAGACCACCGGCAGCTGGGCATGCGCCGCGGTGCGGCGGAGTTCTCCGCGCAGGGCATCACCGTCGCGGGGACGCAGCAGCGCCGACGAGGAGGACGACACGAACGCCACCCCTTTCCGGGGGTATCGGGGAACATGGTGTGACTCGAATCATAGACGTCGAACGGGTGTGCTCCACAGATCACGAACACCCTGGCCGGTACGGACGAAAGGACCACAATGGGCGACACAGCGAGCCGCGTGCGGACACTGCTCGAGCGGTACGACACGGCAGACGCCTGCGCAGCCCGACTGCTGTGCGACGACCATCCCGCCGACGCGGTGGCGTTCACCGTCGTCGACGCCGACCTGAGCTCCACCGATCTCACCTACGGTGAGCTCAGCGAACGGTCGTCCCGCTTCGCCGCGGCCCTGGCGGATCTCGGTGTCGAGCCCGGCGACCACGTCGCGACGCTCATGGGCAAGTCGGCGGACCTGGTGGTCGCGGTTCTCGGCATCTGGCGTCGCGGCGCCGTGCACGTGCCGCTGTTCACCGCCTTCGCGCCGCCGGCGATCGCCTTCCGGCTCGACGCGAGCGGCACCAAGGTGGTCGTGGCCGACCGGGACCAGGCCGGCAAGCTCGCCGCCGGAGCGGATCTTCCCGCCGAGGTGTCGTGGCAGGTCGTCGTGGCCGGTGAGGGCAACGCCGACGCGTCCGGTCGCGGAGCCCGCGACTTCCGCGAACTGGTCGACGCGCACTCGGCCGACGACCCGCGTGGCGAGGCCGTCGCCGTCGGTGCCGACGGACGCCTGGTCCAGCTGTTCACCTCCGGCACGACCGGCACCCCCAAGGGTGTTCCCGTCCCCGTGAAGGCACTGGCGTCCTTCCACGCCTACCTGGAGTTCGGCCTCGACGTGCGCGAGGACGACGTCTTCTGGAACGCAGCCGATCCGGGATGGGCGTACGGGCTCTACTACGCGCTGCTCGGCCCGCTCGCAGCCGGTCGGCGCAGCCTCCTGCTGCACGCCGGTTTCTCGCCCGCGCTCACCTGGAAGATCCTCGACACCTTCGGGGCCACCAACTTCGCCGCGGCCCCGACGGTCTATCGCAGCCTCAAGGCCGACACCGCCGAGCACCCGCCGGTCCGGCTGCGTCGTGCCTCCTCGGCCGGTGAGCCGCTGACCCCGGACGTCCTCGAGTGGTCGCAGGAGACGCTCGGTGTCGTGGTGCGCGACCAGTACGGGCAGACCGAGCACGGCATGTTCGTCGTCGACGCGTGGGCGGACGAGCTGCGCGAGAACACCCCGGCGCGTTCGATGGGCAAGCCCCTGCCGGGCTGGAACTGCGCGGTGCTGCGCGAGGACAGCGACGAGATCGCCGAGCCCGGTGAGGTCGGGCGCGTCGCGATCGACGTCCACGCGAGCCCGCTCGTGTGGTTCACCGGCTACGTCGACGCACCCGAGAAGACCGCCGACCGGTTCAGCGAGGACGGCCGCTGGTACCTGACCGGCGACGCCGGCAAGGTCGACGAGAACGGATTCTTCTTCTTCTCGTCCCGCGACGACGACGTGATCATCATGGCGGGCTACCGCATCGGCCCGTTCGACGTCGAATCGGTGCTCGTGATGCATCCCGACGTGATCGAGGCCGCCGTGGTGGGTCTGCCGGACGAACTGAGGGGCGAGGTCCTCGAGGCATTCGTGGTGCTGCGGGAGGGAGTCGAGGGTGACGACGCGCTCGAGGCGGAACTCCAGAAGCTCGTGAAGCAGAAGTACGCCGCCCACGCCTATCCGCGCGCGGTTCACTTCGTTCCGCATCTGCCCAAGACGCCGAGCGGCAAGGTCCAGCGCTTCAAGTTGCGCCAGGCGGGCGCCGTCGGCTGATCGGTGCACGGCGACCCGATCGGTGGATGACAGGGGAGCGGGGCGCGGCAGCTAATCTGGAAGTCATGGCTACCCGCGCTCCGCTCGTCCCCGGCACTCCGACTCCCATCCGGGAGGTGCCCGCGTCGATCGAACGGCCGGAGTACGTGTGGAAGCCCACGGCGAAGGAAGGCAACGAGCCGTGGGTGCAGACACCCGAGACGATCGAGAAGATGCGACTCGCATCGAAGATCGCCGCGCAGGCCCTCGTGGAGGCCGGTAAGGCCGTCGCGCCGGGCGTGACCACCGACGAGATCGACCGCGTCGCGCACGAGTACATGTGCGACCACGGCGCCTACCCGTCGACCCTCGGCTACCGCGGCTTCACCAAGTCGTGCTGCACCTCGCTCAACGAGGTCATCTGCCACGGCATCCCCGACTCGACCGTCGTCCAGGACGGCGACATCGTCAACATCGACGTGACCGCCTACATCGACGGCGTCCACGGCGACACCAACGCGACCTTCCTGGCCGGCGACGTCTCCGAGGAGGTCCGCCTGCTCGTCGATCGCACCCGCGAGGCGACGATGCGCGGCATCAAGGCGGTCAAGCCGGGCCGGGCCCTCAACGTCATCGGGCGGGTCATCGAGTCCTACGCCAACCGCTTCGGTTACGGCGTCGTCCGCGACTTCACCGGCCACGGCATCGGCGAGACCTTCCACAACGGCCTGGTGATCCTGCACTACGACCGGCCCGACATCGACACGATCATCGAACCCGGCATGGTGTTCACCATCGAACCGATGATCAACCTCGGTACGCCCGACTACGAGATCTGGGAGGACGGCTGGACGGTCGTCACCAAGGACCGCAAGTGGACCGCGCAGTTCGAGCACACCATCGTCGTCACCGACACCGGCGCCGAGATCCTCACCCTGCCGTGACGTCCGGTCGCTGAGCGAGCACGGAGTTCGGCCCCGACCCGGAAGGGGTCGGGGCCGAACGTGTTCCGGAAGGGGACCGATCTAGGGTGCCGCGTTGCGGGCGACCTGCCAGGTCGCAACCGTGCACACCGCGGCCACCAGCAGGGGGAGGACCACCAGGGTCGTCGTCGGCGACGCATCGACGATCCACGACCACAGCGACGACCACGACCGGGTCCACGTGACGAGGATCGCGGCGAGACCGCCGATCACCACGACGGACGCGGCGGCCGTCAGCAGACCCGTTGTGCGCCAACGGTGCTGGATGGCCCCGATGAGCATCGACAGCGCGACGATCAGGAGCATCGTGGCGAGGAAGCCCAGGAACTGCACCACGGAACTGTCGGTGACGAACCGCAGGATCCCGAACATCCGCATGTTCACCCCCCAGCCCCCGGTTGCGGCCTCGAGCACCGAGAGGATCTGGAAACCGAGCGCGAACACCGTGGACTGGACCACCGCGATCGCCACGATCGACTGCATGTAGTGCGATCGCGTGGAACCGAGACGTAGTGCGAACGAGAACATCTGGGTCATCGCCAGCAGATAGAACGCGACGACGAAGCCGTAGACCGACAATATGCTGCCGGTCACGTTGTACTCCGCACCCGTGTCGACGAGCGAGAAGATCACCCACGGGATCAGCGCCGAGGTGATCAGCAGTCCGACGGGCCACGCGACGAGCAGCGGCCACGAGACGAGTTGCAGGCGGGCGACGGACAGGACGCGTGCCGCCCCGGTGACGACCGGGGCGGGGAGCGGGATCGCGGTGGTCACAGCGATGCCTCCTCGTTCGTCGTGACGGTCTCGGGTGTCCGGTGGAGGTGGACCACGAGCTCCTGGAGCGAGATCGGTTGCACGTCCACACGTCCGGAGGGGTGGGGGAGCTCGTCCGGGTCGTTGCGGAGGAAGGTCGTGCGGGCGATACCGCCGAGGCTTTCCGTGTGCAGGACGGTGCTGTCGCCGACGATCCGCGCCACTTCGTCCGCCGGCCCGGTCGCCCGGGCGGCGCGGGTGCGCAGCGTGTCGGCGTCCTCGTCGACGACGAGATGCCCGCGGTCGAGCACGAGGATGTGTTCGAGCAGGTCGGCGGCCTCGTCGATCAGGTGGGTCGACAGCACGATCGTGCGCGGCCGCTCCGCGTAGTCGAGCAGCAGTTCGTCGTAGAACATCTGCCGGGCCACGGCGTCGAGGCCCAGATACGGCTCGTCGAAGACCGTCACCGGTGCGCGCGACGCGAGACCCACCACGATGCCCAGTGCGGAACTCATGCCGCGGGAGAGCTTCTTGACCTTGCGACCGCAGGGCAGCGCGAACTTGTCGGCCAGCCGCTCGGCGTACTCCCGATCCCACAGCGGCAGAAGCAGTTCCGCCGAGGCGAGTACGTGCCCGACGCGCATGTCGTCGGGATAGCGCTGGGTGTCGGCGACGAAGCACAACTGCTGGAGCACCGCGGTGTTCTCGTACGGGTCGGCCCCGAACACCTCGACGCTGCCGGTCGTGGGACGCATGTGGCCTGCGAGCAACTGCATCAGGGTGGTCTTGCCGGCGCCGTTGCGGCCGAGCAGGCCGTAGATCGTGTTCCGGTGGAGTGTGAAGTCGGCGTCGGTGAGGGCGGCGACGTCGCCGAACCGCATGCCGAGGTGACGTGCGCGGGCGACGGGTGGAGTGAGGGTCATACGTGCTCCCGTGTGTCGAGCATGGACTTGAGCTCGTCGATGCCGATTCCGAGTTTCTCGGCCTCGAGGACGAGCGGGACGACGTACTGCTGGGCGAACCGATCCCGTCGGCGGGCGATCAGCTTGTCGCGAGCGCCGGTGGTGACGAACATGCCGATTCCTCGCTTCTTGTAGAGGATTCCGTCGGCTACCAGGGCGTTGAGGCCCTTCGCGGCCGTGGCCGGGTTGATGCGGTGGAAGGCGGCGAGCTCGTTCGTCGAGGGAACCTGCGATTCCTCCGCGAGGCTGCCGTCGACGATCGAGTTCTCGATGAGCTCGGCGATCTGTTGGAAGAGGGGCTTGCCCTCGTCGTTCAGCACGACGCCCCGGGACCCGAGGGCGGGTGCATCGGTTCATTACTCATATAATGAACCATAGAACCTTGTCGTCGATACGGCAAGAGGCCGGGCACACACTGCGGCCATGTAGCGTTTGCCCATGGAATCGAGGACGGTGACCACGCCCGGTGGGGACGTGCAGGTTCGGATCGGCGGCCCCGAAAGTCGTTACACGGTGCTGCTCTTCCCCGACGCGGGGGAGGACGCGGGCGTGTACGACGTCGTGTGCGAGCGCCTGTACACGTCCGACCTGCGGACGATCGTGGTCGAGAAGATCGACGGACTCGCGCCCGCCGACGTGTTCGCCCTACTGGACGCCCTCGCCCTGCCCTGGGTTCATCTGGCGGGCAGCGGTGCGGGAGCCGAGCTGGCGTGGGCCGTCGCCGCAGGGCGCTTCGGACGGTTCGCGAGCCTGGTGGTCGCCGACCGCGGCCATCCCGCGGTCCCGGATCGCGACGGCACCGTGCGCGACGCGTCGGCGCCGCCCGCGGAGGTGCCCACCACGATCGTCGTGGGCGATGTCTCGCGCCGCCCCGAAGCGGACGCATCGATGCGCTACGTGACGGGGGAGTTCCGGGTGGTCGAACTCGCCGGCGTGGCCAATGTGCCCGCCGAGGCGCCCACCGACTTCGCGTCCGCGATCGCGCTGCGCACCGGAAGCTGGTGAGACGCGTGTGGCCTGCGGCCCGGAGAAGGCGGCAGGCCACACGGCGCTGATGAGTCGGTCCGAGAACCGGAAGTTCGTCGGATCCAGGGGATCAGAGGCCCAGCAGGGCGTTCTCGACGAGTTCGGGCAGCGCCGGGTGGATCCAGTACTGGCCGGTCGCCATCTCCCGCGCGGGCAGACCGAACGACATCGCCTGGATGAGCGGCTGGATGACCGTGGACGCCTGGGCCCCGATGATGTGGGCGCCGAGCAGCAGACCCGTCGACCGGTCGGCGATCAACTTGCAGAAGCCTTCGGTGTCCTCCATGGCCCAGCCGTAGGCGACGTTCCCGTAGTCCTGGATCTTGACGGAGATGTCGTATCCCGCCTCCCGTGCCTCGGCCTCGGTGAGCCCGACCGACGCGATCTGCGGATCGGTGAACACCGCGGAGGGGACGTAGCGGTGGTCCGTCCGCTGCAGCCCCGCGGTGTCGCCGCTCCACGCGTCGTGCAGCAGGTTGTGCTGGACGACCCGCGCCTCGTGGTTGGCCACGTGCTTGAGTTGGTAGGGCGACGACACGTCGCCGAGCGCGAACACGCCCGCAGCGGACGTGCGCTGGAACTCGTCGACCACGATCCGGCCCTTCGTATCGAGTTCGATGCCGGCCGCCGCGGCGTCGAGCAGGTCTCCGTTGGGCTGCCGGCCCGTCGCGACGAGCAGCGTATCGCCGCTGACGACGGTGCCGTCGGCGAGTTCGACCTCCACACCGTCACCGACCGGACGGAACTCCCGGGCGGGGTTGGCGAGGTGCACGTCCCACTTGGCCGCGGCGAGCGCCGTGAACCGCTCGGAGACGTCGGCGTCGAGATGCCGCAGCAGACGGTCGGTCCGCGCGATCACCGACACCCGCGTGCCGAGCGCCGAGAAGACGTGGGCGAACTCCATCGCGATGAAGCCCGTCCCGAGGATCACGAGGGACTCGGGCAGTTTCGGTAGCCGCATGACGTCGTCGCTCGTGTGATATCTCACACCGGAATCGAGTACGTCCCGCGGGATCGCGGGCCGCGAACCGGCGGCGACGACCACCTGATCCGCGGTGATGACCTCTCCGGTTCCGGTATCGATGCGGCGTTCGCCGACGAACCTCGCGTGACCGTCGTAGACGATGACGTTCGCGCAGTCCTCGCGGCGGTAGCGCTCACCGCCCGCAGCGATGGGATCGATGCGGCCGAAGACCCGGTCGACGATGTCGTTCCACCGCACCCCGTCGATCGACGCGTCGATGCCGTACTTCGAAGCGGTGCGGACCGTGTGGGCGACCTCCGCGGCGTAGACGTACATCTTCGTGGGGATGCAGCCCACGTTGAGGCAGGTGCCCCCGAAGGTGCCTTCTTCGAGGAGGGCGACGCGCTTCCCGTCGTACCGCTCGTCGAGGATCGAGTTCCCCGATCCTGTGCCGATGATCGCGAGGTCGTAGTGGGTCACGCGTGCTCTCCCATGGGTCGGTGCAGTACGGAAACGGTGGCGGAGCCGGCGGAGTCGTCCGCGGGATCGGGTGCGGAGGTGTCCGCCTTGCCCGCTCCGTCCAACCATTCCAGCCACAGGTCCAATTCCCGGAAGGCCTCCGCCAGGGGACCGGGTGTGGACAGGAACACGTCGTGCCGGGCACCGTCGATCGGCACGATCGTCGTGCGGTTGCCCAGGCATCCCGCCCATCGGGCTATCTGGCGGACGTCGAGAACCGCGTCGACGGTGTCGACGCTCGCGTCGTACTTCGGAGCGGAACGCGAGGCACCGGACCGCAGGATCAGCGACGGCACCCCGATGTCGAGCCCGCGGTGCAGGACGGCCTGGCCCCGCCGCACGGCACGCAACCAGCCGAACCGGACGGGGAAGCCGGTCAGGGGCTTCCAGTCGAGGTCGTAGCGCCAGCCGTCGGTCTGCAGGCTGCGGCCGTAGGCCTCGGTCTTCGGCAGCGGGATGAGCGCGCGGGGCCGGAGGCGGCCGACGACGTCGATGGCCGACGTGCCGACATTGCGCAGGTAGGACGGCCCCTGCAGGTCGAACCACGGACTGTTCAGGACGAGACCCACGATGCCCGTCGCGGCCACCCCGCCGGGCCGGCGACGGAGCCGGTCGAGCCACAACGGCAGAACCAGCCCGCCCGTCGAGTGGGCCGCCAGCAGCACGCCTCCACCGACCTCCTCGCGCACCACGCGCAGCGCCTCGTCGAGCTCGGCGTCGTAGTGGGAGAGGTCGGTGACGAAGTGAGGGGTGTGCCCGGGTGCCCGAGAGCGGCCGCATTTGCGCAGGTCCAGCGCGAAGAAGCGGTAGCCGCGCGCCGCGAAGTGCTCCGCGAGGTGCTGTTGGAAGAAGTAGTCGGTGAAGCCGTGGACGTAGAGCACCGCACGGTCGGGAAGGTCGGTGGTCGTCGGCTGGTAGCGCACCAGGGTCGCCGAGATCTCGCCTTCGCCGTCGGGGTCGGTGCCCAGCGGTAGTTCGAGCTGCTCGTAGCCGTCTCCGAGGACGTCAGGACGCCAAGTAGTCACTATCACACCCTAGGTGTGTTCGCCGACCACCGCTCATGGGTACACAATGAGGTGAAATGAAACGCCGGACCACGCGCGGGTAACCTGTCGGTCGCATTCGCGCGCCGCGTTGACGGGACACTCACGCGAGACGGTACCTCCGTACTTCGGCGGCGCGTGCGAACCAGACAAGGAAGTCGATTTCCCAGTGTCAGAGAACGTAGTAGCGAAAACCGACGTAGTGCTCGTGGGCGCGGGCATCATGAGCGCAACCCTCGGTGCGTTGTTGCGTCAGGTGCAGCCCGACTGGTCGATCACCGCGTTCGAGCGCCTCGACGCCGCGGCCGCCGAGAGCAGCGACCCCTGGAACAACGCCGGTACGGGCCACTCCGCGCTGTGTGAGCTCAACTACACCCCCGCGAAGCCGGACGGTTCGGTCGAGATCGCGAAGGCCGTCAACGTCAACGAGCAGTTCCAGGTCTCGCGTCAGTTCTGGTCGTACGCCGTGGACAACGGCATCCTGTCCGACCCGAAGAACTTCATCAACCCGGTTCCGCACGTCAGCTTCGTGCACGGCGCCGAGAACGTGAAGTACCTGCGTGCCCGCTACGACGCTCTCGCCGGCCATCCCCTCTTCGAAGGCATGGAGTACACCGAGAGCCCCGAGGTCTTCACCGAGCGCCTGCCGCTCATGGGCAAGGGCCGCGACTTCTCCGATCCGGTGGCGTTGAACTGGACGCAGACCGGCACCGACGTCGACTTCGGTGCCCTCACCAAGCAGCTCATCAACCATGTCGCGGCCTCCGGCGGCACCGTCTTCTTCGGCCACGAGGTCACCGACGTGTCCAAGCAGTCCGACGGCAGCTGGATCGTGAAGGTCCGCAACCGCCGCACCGCCGAGTCGCGCAAGGTCCAGGCGAAGTTCGTCTTCGTCGGCGCCGGTGGTGGCGCGCTGCACCTGCTGCAGAAGTCGGGCATCAAGGAGA
This window contains:
- a CDS encoding AMP-binding protein yields the protein MGDTASRVRTLLERYDTADACAARLLCDDHPADAVAFTVVDADLSSTDLTYGELSERSSRFAAALADLGVEPGDHVATLMGKSADLVVAVLGIWRRGAVHVPLFTAFAPPAIAFRLDASGTKVVVADRDQAGKLAAGADLPAEVSWQVVVAGEGNADASGRGARDFRELVDAHSADDPRGEAVAVGADGRLVQLFTSGTTGTPKGVPVPVKALASFHAYLEFGLDVREDDVFWNAADPGWAYGLYYALLGPLAAGRRSLLLHAGFSPALTWKILDTFGATNFAAAPTVYRSLKADTAEHPPVRLRRASSAGEPLTPDVLEWSQETLGVVVRDQYGQTEHGMFVVDAWADELRENTPARSMGKPLPGWNCAVLREDSDEIAEPGEVGRVAIDVHASPLVWFTGYVDAPEKTADRFSEDGRWYLTGDAGKVDENGFFFFSSRDDDVIIMAGYRIGPFDVESVLVMHPDVIEAAVVGLPDELRGEVLEAFVVLREGVEGDDALEAELQKLVKQKYAAHAYPRAVHFVPHLPKTPSGKVQRFKLRQAGAVG
- the map gene encoding type I methionyl aminopeptidase — encoded protein: MATRAPLVPGTPTPIREVPASIERPEYVWKPTAKEGNEPWVQTPETIEKMRLASKIAAQALVEAGKAVAPGVTTDEIDRVAHEYMCDHGAYPSTLGYRGFTKSCCTSLNEVICHGIPDSTVVQDGDIVNIDVTAYIDGVHGDTNATFLAGDVSEEVRLLVDRTREATMRGIKAVKPGRALNVIGRVIESYANRFGYGVVRDFTGHGIGETFHNGLVILHYDRPDIDTIIEPGMVFTIEPMINLGTPDYEIWEDGWTVVTKDRKWTAQFEHTIVVTDTGAEILTLP
- a CDS encoding ABC transporter ATP-binding protein codes for the protein MTLTPPVARARHLGMRFGDVAALTDADFTLHRNTIYGLLGRNGAGKTTLMQLLAGHMRPTTGSVEVFGADPYENTAVLQQLCFVADTQRYPDDMRVGHVLASAELLLPLWDREYAERLADKFALPCGRKVKKLSRGMSSALGIVVGLASRAPVTVFDEPYLGLDAVARQMFYDELLLDYAERPRTIVLSTHLIDEAADLLEHILVLDRGHLVVDEDADTLRTRAARATGPADEVARIVGDSTVLHTESLGGIARTTFLRNDPDELPHPSGRVDVQPISLQELVVHLHRTPETVTTNEEASL
- a CDS encoding GntR family transcriptional regulator; its protein translation is MNDEGKPLFQQIAELIENSIVDGSLAEESQVPSTNELAAFHRINPATAAKGLNALVADGILYKKRGIGMFVTTGARDKLIARRRDRFAQQYVVPLVLEAEKLGIGIDELKSMLDTREHV
- a CDS encoding alpha/beta fold hydrolase, whose product is MESRTVTTPGGDVQVRIGGPESRYTVLLFPDAGEDAGVYDVVCERLYTSDLRTIVVEKIDGLAPADVFALLDALALPWVHLAGSGAGAELAWAVAAGRFGRFASLVVADRGHPAVPDRDGTVRDASAPPAEVPTTIVVGDVSRRPEADASMRYVTGEFRVVELAGVANVPAEAPTDFASAIALRTGSW
- the mtr gene encoding mycothione reductase; amino-acid sequence: MTHYDLAIIGTGSGNSILDERYDGKRVALLEEGTFGGTCLNVGCIPTKMYVYAAEVAHTVRTASKYGIDASIDGVRWNDIVDRVFGRIDPIAAGGERYRREDCANVIVYDGHARFVGERRIDTGTGEVITADQVVVAAGSRPAIPRDVLDSGVRYHTSDDVMRLPKLPESLVILGTGFIAMEFAHVFSALGTRVSVIARTDRLLRHLDADVSERFTALAAAKWDVHLANPAREFRPVGDGVEVELADGTVVSGDTLLVATGRQPNGDLLDAAAAGIELDTKGRIVVDEFQRTSAAGVFALGDVSSPYQLKHVANHEARVVQHNLLHDAWSGDTAGLQRTDHRYVPSAVFTDPQIASVGLTEAEAREAGYDISVKIQDYGNVAYGWAMEDTEGFCKLIADRSTGLLLGAHIIGAQASTVIQPLIQAMSFGLPAREMATGQYWIHPALPELVENALLGL
- a CDS encoding alpha/beta hydrolase, translated to MTTWRPDVLGDGYEQLELPLGTDPDGEGEISATLVRYQPTTTDLPDRAVLYVHGFTDYFFQQHLAEHFAARGYRFFALDLRKCGRSRAPGHTPHFVTDLSHYDAELDEALRVVREEVGGGVLLAAHSTGGLVLPLWLDRLRRRPGGVAATGIVGLVLNSPWFDLQGPSYLRNVGTSAIDVVGRLRPRALIPLPKTEAYGRSLQTDGWRYDLDWKPLTGFPVRFGWLRAVRRGQAVLHRGLDIGVPSLILRSGASRSAPKYDASVDTVDAVLDVRQIARWAGCLGNRTTIVPIDGARHDVFLSTPGPLAEAFRELDLWLEWLDGAGKADTSAPDPADDSAGSATVSVLHRPMGEHA
- the mqo gene encoding malate dehydrogenase (quinone), with protein sequence MSENVVAKTDVVLVGAGIMSATLGALLRQVQPDWSITAFERLDAAAAESSDPWNNAGTGHSALCELNYTPAKPDGSVEIAKAVNVNEQFQVSRQFWSYAVDNGILSDPKNFINPVPHVSFVHGAENVKYLRARYDALAGHPLFEGMEYTESPEVFTERLPLMGKGRDFSDPVALNWTQTGTDVDFGALTKQLINHVAASGGTVFFGHEVTDVSKQSDGSWIVKVRNRRTAESRKVQAKFVFVGAGGGALHLLQKSGIKEIKGFGGFPVSGAFLRCTNPEVIAQHSAKVYGKAAVGAPPMSVPHLDTRVIGGKQGLLFGPYAGWSPKFLKQGGIMDLPKSVKPGNLMSMLGVGVTELGLVKYLVGELMQSPADRIGTLAEFVPEARLEDWELIVAGQRVQVIRRKGAGGVLEFGTAVVNAGDGSIAGLLGASPGASTAVPAMLDVLERCFPQQWAGWQSKLREMVPSLGLKLSDNPDLFRQVWDHSTKSLQLDVVSDTVAEAPAEAAAV